A stretch of Paenibacillus peoriae DNA encodes these proteins:
- a CDS encoding 2-isopropylmalate synthase, with product MRKIYIFDTTLRDGEQSPGVNLNTREKVEIAHQLEKLGIDRMEAGFPAASPGDLAAVNAVAKAVKNSTVIGLSRAREQDIDAVREALKGAQDPCIHIFLATSPIHRQHKLRMEKAQVLETARAAIRYGLKYLPKVEFSLEDAGRTELEFVVEMVTMAVQEGASVVNIPDTVGYLTPYEYGNIFKHIKENVVDVEKIQLSAHCHNDLGMATANTLAAILNGADQIEGTINGIGERAGNTAIEEIAMALETRQEFFQAKTSLQLSEIARTSRLVSRLTGMVVPGNKAIVGANAFAHESGIHQDGMLKEKTTYEIMTPESIGLKESKLVLGKHSGRHAFRERLIELGYELNEEDLNRAFGQFKDLADKKKEVSDDDILALLEEKLADAPEVFKLETIFVTYGNKATPSAQVRLVNDEDQVIETEAEGNGSVDAIYNAIDQASGESVVLSDYSIKSVTHGKDALGEVHVVLTQNELSVQGRGVSTDILEASARAYVDALNGLIDKRKNYSNRVDYKS from the coding sequence CTGGCGTGAACTTGAATACTCGTGAAAAAGTGGAGATCGCTCATCAGTTGGAGAAGCTGGGAATTGATCGTATGGAGGCTGGGTTCCCGGCTGCTTCTCCGGGTGATCTGGCAGCTGTTAATGCAGTAGCAAAAGCTGTAAAAAATTCGACGGTGATTGGTCTTTCGCGTGCAAGGGAACAGGATATTGATGCAGTTCGCGAGGCACTCAAGGGAGCTCAGGACCCGTGTATCCATATCTTTTTGGCAACCTCTCCTATTCACCGTCAACATAAGCTGCGGATGGAGAAGGCACAGGTTTTGGAAACTGCTCGTGCTGCCATACGCTATGGGTTGAAATATTTGCCTAAAGTGGAGTTTTCCTTGGAAGATGCAGGCCGTACAGAGCTTGAATTTGTGGTTGAAATGGTCACCATGGCTGTACAAGAAGGGGCTTCTGTCGTCAATATTCCAGATACGGTAGGTTACTTGACACCCTATGAGTATGGAAATATATTCAAACATATTAAGGAAAATGTAGTCGATGTGGAGAAGATTCAATTGAGTGCACATTGCCACAATGACCTGGGAATGGCTACTGCTAATACACTTGCTGCCATCCTGAACGGCGCGGATCAGATCGAGGGAACCATTAACGGTATCGGTGAACGTGCTGGAAACACGGCCATTGAGGAAATCGCCATGGCACTGGAGACGAGACAGGAATTTTTCCAGGCCAAAACGTCTCTTCAATTGTCTGAAATTGCGCGCACGAGCCGTTTGGTTAGCCGTTTGACGGGGATGGTAGTGCCGGGCAACAAGGCAATTGTTGGAGCCAACGCTTTTGCGCACGAATCAGGTATTCATCAAGACGGCATGCTGAAAGAGAAAACGACTTATGAAATCATGACACCAGAAAGTATCGGTCTGAAAGAAAGCAAGCTGGTACTTGGTAAGCACTCAGGTCGTCATGCTTTCCGTGAGCGTTTGATCGAGTTGGGCTACGAATTGAACGAAGAAGATCTGAATCGCGCCTTTGGGCAGTTCAAGGATTTGGCTGATAAGAAAAAGGAAGTTTCGGACGATGATATTTTGGCATTGCTGGAAGAAAAATTGGCTGATGCACCTGAAGTCTTCAAGCTGGAAACGATTTTTGTTACCTACGGGAATAAGGCTACGCCTTCCGCACAAGTGCGTCTGGTTAACGATGAAGATCAGGTTATTGAGACAGAAGCTGAAGGAAATGGTTCAGTCGATGCGATCTATAATGCGATTGATCAAGCCAGCGGTGAGAGCGTTGTACTTTCAGATTACTCCATCAAGTCTGTTACCCATGGTAAGGACGCTCTGGGTGAAGTCCATGTAGTGCTGACGCAAAACGAACTGTCTGTACAGGGACGCGGGGTAAGCACCGATATTCTGGAAGCAAGTGCTCGGGCTTACGTGGATGCGCTGAATGGTTTAATCGACAAGCGTAAAAACTACAGTAATCGCGTAGATTATAAATCTTAG
- the leuB gene encoding 3-isopropylmalate dehydrogenase, with protein MADVKKIAVIAGDGIGPEVVAEAEKILKRTEEVFGFSFETEHALFGGIAIDKKGTPLPEETLAVCQSADAVLLGAVGGPQWDNNPKELRPETGLLGIRKELGLFSNLRPAVVFDCLKDASTLKPEVLEGTDLIVVRELTGGIYFGEKFRRESPQGEEAVDTCAYNVTEVERIVRQSFEIAQKRRKKLASVDKANVLETSRLWREVVNRVAVDYPDVELEHVLVDNCAMQLLRRPSSFDVIVTENMFGDILSDEAAMLTGSIGMLSSASLGEGSFGLYEPVHGSAPDIAGQGLANPIATILSVALMFRLTFGYEKAADAIEKAVAEVLDAGHRTADIAVDKSQAISTTQMGDLIAAAIR; from the coding sequence ATGGCAGACGTTAAAAAAATTGCGGTAATAGCGGGAGATGGAATTGGACCTGAAGTGGTCGCAGAGGCAGAGAAAATTTTGAAACGTACGGAAGAAGTATTCGGCTTTTCATTTGAAACGGAGCATGCGCTGTTCGGCGGGATTGCCATTGATAAGAAGGGCACACCATTACCGGAAGAAACACTGGCAGTATGTCAGTCTGCAGATGCTGTTCTGCTGGGAGCGGTAGGAGGGCCACAATGGGACAACAATCCAAAGGAACTTCGTCCTGAAACCGGACTGCTGGGCATTCGCAAAGAGCTCGGTCTGTTTTCGAATCTTCGTCCTGCTGTCGTCTTTGACTGTCTCAAGGACGCGTCTACATTGAAACCGGAAGTGTTGGAAGGAACGGACCTGATCGTGGTGCGCGAACTGACGGGCGGCATTTATTTCGGCGAGAAGTTCAGACGAGAAAGTCCTCAGGGTGAGGAAGCAGTTGATACTTGCGCATATAATGTAACAGAAGTAGAGCGTATCGTGCGCCAATCTTTCGAAATTGCACAAAAACGTCGCAAAAAACTTGCATCGGTGGATAAGGCTAATGTACTGGAAACTTCCCGTTTATGGCGTGAAGTAGTGAACCGGGTTGCTGTAGACTACCCGGATGTCGAGCTGGAGCATGTATTGGTTGATAACTGCGCCATGCAATTGCTGCGTCGTCCATCTAGCTTCGACGTCATCGTGACGGAAAATATGTTTGGTGACATTCTCAGTGATGAAGCGGCTATGCTGACTGGATCCATCGGCATGCTCTCCTCCGCATCACTGGGAGAAGGCAGCTTCGGCCTATACGAGCCGGTACATGGCTCTGCGCCTGACATTGCAGGCCAAGGCCTGGCGAATCCCATTGCAACGATTTTGTCCGTTGCTTTGATGTTCCGTCTTACCTTCGGGTACGAGAAAGCAGCAGATGCCATTGAGAAAGCCGTAGCTGAGGTACTGGATGCAGGGCACCGTACGGCGGATATTGCGGTGGATAAATCTCAAGCAATCTCGACAACTCAAATGGGTGATCTGATCGCTGCAGCTATTCGCTAA
- a CDS encoding peroxiredoxin — protein sequence MAERLVGRPAPDFALETVTGDGQEFGSVKLSDYRGKWLVFFFYPLDFTFVCPTEITALSDAADQFKELDTEILGISVDSVHSHKAWINTAKENNGLGKLNFPLASDITKKTASDYGVLIEEEGVALRGLFIIDPEGELKYQVVNHNDVGRSVEETLRVLQALQSGGLCPMNWKPGDQNL from the coding sequence ATGGCAGAAAGATTGGTAGGAAGACCCGCCCCTGATTTTGCATTGGAAACAGTGACTGGAGACGGTCAAGAATTTGGTTCGGTGAAGCTTTCCGATTACCGTGGCAAGTGGCTCGTATTTTTCTTCTATCCACTGGATTTCACTTTTGTGTGCCCTACGGAAATTACAGCATTGAGCGATGCTGCTGACCAATTCAAAGAGCTGGATACTGAAATTCTGGGTATCAGTGTAGACTCCGTGCACAGTCACAAAGCATGGATCAACACAGCTAAAGAAAACAACGGTCTAGGCAAACTGAACTTCCCATTGGCTTCTGACATCACGAAAAAAACAGCAAGCGATTATGGCGTTCTGATCGAAGAAGAAGGCGTTGCATTGCGCGGCTTGTTCATCATTGATCCAGAAGGCGAATTGAAATATCAAGTGGTTAACCACAACGATGTAGGTCGCAGTGTAGAAGAAACATTGCGTGTACTGCAAGCTTTGCAATCCGGTGGCTTGTGCCCAATGAACTGGAAACCAGGCGATCAAAATCTGTAA
- a CDS encoding ATP-binding protein has protein sequence MISEFQEALLDTVGACPSTQIANNKYENVLENLDSGIMLFDSDGVLTFINVQMAKLLELPRSSLAGRNLMQILHHPELSRFKKKKIMRIYKETIFHRKRYHELIDEYGRHWLITVTYGDQMDGDFLFSVKDVSDYKQIEQTAYQNDKLAMLGRISASIAHEIRNPLTAIRGFIQLLRPHLVELGRDEYARIILTEIDRANDIIYEFLNSSKPSAPQKTAVSVMGLLKEVVMLTESEALMKGCQIALDENDELMKVSIDVKQIKQVILNMIKNAMDAIESMGGEREGCIDIHTVLEGNYVHICIEDNGLGMDHNTLTRLFDPFFTTKESGTGLGLAVSYRIIKNHGGFIHVDSKHGSGTQFKITLPVV, from the coding sequence ATGATCAGTGAATTCCAAGAAGCCTTGCTTGATACCGTGGGAGCTTGTCCTTCCACACAGATCGCCAATAACAAGTATGAAAATGTGCTGGAGAACCTGGATAGTGGTATCATGCTGTTTGACAGTGACGGGGTACTGACCTTTATTAACGTGCAAATGGCGAAATTGCTGGAGCTACCACGGAGTTCGCTAGCAGGTCGCAATTTGATGCAAATTTTGCATCATCCTGAGTTAAGCCGGTTTAAGAAGAAGAAAATCATGCGGATTTATAAAGAAACTATCTTTCATAGAAAGCGCTATCATGAGTTAATTGATGAGTATGGTCGGCATTGGTTGATAACAGTAACCTATGGTGATCAGATGGATGGCGATTTTTTGTTTAGCGTCAAGGATGTGTCGGATTATAAGCAGATTGAGCAGACAGCATATCAAAACGATAAGCTGGCGATGCTGGGACGCATCTCGGCCTCTATTGCTCATGAAATTCGTAACCCGCTTACCGCAATCCGGGGCTTTATTCAATTGCTTCGACCGCATTTGGTGGAGTTGGGCAGGGATGAGTATGCCCGCATTATATTAACAGAAATTGATCGTGCGAACGACATTATTTATGAGTTCTTAAATTCGTCCAAGCCTTCGGCTCCGCAAAAAACGGCTGTATCTGTGATGGGGCTGCTGAAAGAAGTAGTGATGCTGACAGAAAGCGAAGCATTGATGAAGGGTTGCCAGATTGCATTGGACGAAAATGATGAGCTCATGAAGGTTTCCATTGATGTGAAGCAGATTAAGCAGGTTATTCTCAATATGATTAAAAATGCAATGGATGCCATTGAAAGCATGGGTGGGGAACGAGAGGGCTGCATCGATATTCATACAGTGCTTGAGGGCAATTATGTCCACATTTGTATTGAAGATAACGGATTAGGTATGGATCACAATACATTGACGCGTTTATTTGATCCTTTTTTTACAACAAAAGAAAGTGGAACCGGGTTGGGATTGGCTGTGAGCTATCGAATTATCAAAAATCACGGAGGTTTCATACATGTAGACAGTAAACATGGAAGTGGCACACAATTCAAAATCACGCTTCCTGTAGTTTAA
- a CDS encoding bifunctional diguanylate cyclase/phosphodiesterase, with protein sequence MSIRLEVKKTIGIGIAAIVLFVLVQLFHVTLNKIYSHNVFFLLYPIIGFACAAICFSIFYQSWSVLLEQLSLQRLLIAPTFLVAGLLYLVHIVSFSFVSLTDFALSPGISLWLLFVNRAFTSVLLLCVCFLPFSKTKSEYKTVALWAGIGCTLLILGVIKIFGAGLPDLRIRYEIGNLGWTLNLAVMLLLVFTFIFGVRKYWKVRPAELGMLLMVRGIGLCVVSQLFYLFSEQMSDINHLLGLLTNAIAFYNMLSGLVRLMVLVPYREKQAAESEFNHIAYNDDITGLPNRRRLSQRLDKILRKSLKSDETVALLVLNIDRFKAINDSLGHMAGNYLLYAVGERLGHFSHEGEAVFSMGGDEFAFLLTGYEDTDAMRSRIDDMVKLFDLPFDIDGESYHVTVSVGIALYPLDANQSEQLIQQADTAVHSAKEQGVNFQRYASSMQMRAHERLQLENDLRRALENEEFSLVYQPRVHLQSGELTSLEALVRWNHPHRGMVMPGDFIPVAEESGLIVPLGEWVLREACLQNKHWQELGYPPIPISVNLSMRQFQQKKLVDVIRGILTYTELEARYLELEITESMTFDKDRAFEQLKKIKAIGVAISIDDFGTGYSSLHYLKNLPIDRLKIDRSFVNEVLVDSKNAAIVSTIASMAHHLKLKVTAEGVENEEQLHFLQAQDCHEGQGYYFSRPIPAEIFEKLFLREPMNWLAQDSM encoded by the coding sequence ATGAGTATACGGCTGGAAGTAAAAAAAACGATAGGTATCGGCATTGCTGCGATAGTTTTGTTTGTCTTGGTTCAGTTATTTCACGTAACTTTGAATAAGATATACTCCCATAATGTTTTTTTCTTGTTATATCCGATCATAGGGTTTGCCTGTGCTGCGATTTGTTTTTCTATTTTTTATCAATCCTGGTCCGTTTTACTGGAACAGTTATCCTTGCAGAGACTTCTTATTGCCCCGACGTTTTTGGTGGCTGGTCTGCTTTACCTTGTTCATATTGTTTCGTTTAGTTTCGTAAGCCTGACGGACTTTGCTTTGTCTCCGGGCATTTCGTTATGGCTGCTGTTTGTAAATCGTGCCTTTACTTCTGTCTTGCTCTTATGTGTTTGTTTCCTCCCGTTTAGCAAGACGAAGTCTGAATACAAGACAGTGGCTTTGTGGGCAGGGATAGGCTGCACTTTGCTGATTCTAGGAGTTATTAAGATATTTGGTGCAGGCTTACCGGATCTACGTATACGATACGAAATAGGCAACCTGGGCTGGACGTTAAATCTGGCTGTCATGTTACTACTTGTGTTCACTTTTATTTTCGGGGTGCGAAAATATTGGAAAGTCCGCCCGGCGGAGTTGGGCATGTTGCTTATGGTTCGTGGAATTGGACTGTGTGTTGTGAGTCAGTTGTTCTATTTATTTTCTGAGCAAATGAGCGATATTAATCACCTATTGGGACTTTTGACCAACGCGATAGCATTCTATAACATGTTGAGCGGGCTGGTCCGGTTGATGGTTCTGGTTCCTTATCGTGAAAAGCAGGCAGCAGAATCTGAGTTTAATCACATTGCTTATAATGATGATATAACAGGACTCCCCAATCGTCGCCGCCTTTCCCAACGTTTAGATAAAATATTGCGCAAATCATTGAAATCGGATGAGACAGTAGCACTTTTAGTTCTAAATATTGATCGTTTCAAGGCGATTAATGATTCGCTTGGACATATGGCAGGAAATTATTTGCTGTATGCAGTAGGCGAACGCTTGGGGCATTTTAGCCATGAAGGGGAAGCTGTCTTTAGCATGGGCGGAGATGAATTTGCCTTTCTTCTAACGGGATACGAAGATACAGATGCTATGAGAAGTCGTATTGATGATATGGTGAAGCTGTTCGATCTGCCTTTCGATATTGATGGTGAGTCTTATCATGTGACGGTGAGCGTTGGTATAGCTTTGTACCCGTTGGATGCGAATCAGAGTGAACAGCTTATTCAGCAGGCGGATACGGCTGTACATAGTGCTAAAGAGCAGGGAGTGAATTTTCAGCGGTATGCTAGTTCGATGCAGATGCGAGCGCATGAAAGACTCCAGCTGGAAAATGATCTGCGGCGAGCGCTTGAAAATGAGGAATTTTCATTGGTGTATCAACCTCGTGTCCACCTGCAAAGTGGCGAGCTAACGAGTTTGGAGGCGCTGGTGCGTTGGAATCATCCTCATCGTGGGATGGTGATGCCAGGCGATTTTATTCCGGTGGCTGAAGAAAGTGGTTTAATTGTGCCCTTGGGGGAATGGGTGTTACGGGAGGCCTGTCTGCAAAATAAGCATTGGCAGGAGCTTGGGTACCCACCAATCCCGATTTCGGTCAATTTATCCATGCGCCAATTTCAGCAAAAAAAGCTGGTGGATGTAATTCGGGGCATTTTGACCTATACGGAACTTGAAGCACGCTATCTAGAGCTGGAGATTACCGAAAGTATGACCTTTGATAAGGATCGAGCCTTTGAACAGTTAAAAAAAATAAAGGCTATTGGTGTCGCAATCAGTATTGATGATTTTGGAACTGGCTATAGCTCATTGCATTATTTGAAGAATCTCCCGATTGATCGTCTAAAAATTGATCGTTCCTTTGTAAATGAGGTACTGGTCGACAGCAAAAATGCAGCAATTGTATCTACTATTGCCTCCATGGCTCACCATTTGAAGCTGAAGGTTACGGCTGAAGGGGTAGAAAATGAGGAGCAGCTTCATTTTTTGCAGGCACAAGATTGTCATGAGGGTCAGGGGTATTACTTTAGTCGCCCCATTCCGGCAGAAATCTTTGAAAAATTGTTTTTACGTGAACCTATGAATTGGCTGGCTCAGGATAGTATGTAG
- a CDS encoding polysaccharide lyase family 1 protein: MRKISFLFLALTLVLLTFPASSTFAAADFPNTSTNGMTGFAGQAKSENGATKPATTGGKGGQIIYINNLNDLKNQLGDSTPKILVIEKNISASSKTVVNIGTNKSLIGSYAQNKLVNIHLKTTNNSGNVIFQNLTFEHSANINGNDDIQLYLTAGTNYWIDHVTFAGHSYNANGSDLDKLLYIGQSADYVTISNSKFANHKYGLILGYPDDGNKNYDGMPHITIANNYFENLLVRGPGLMRYGYFHVKNNYINNFQLAYTIATNARIYSEYNYFGKGNEKGGILDDKGNGEFKDVGSFPTINNQKSRVTNWNPSKNYSYQVQTPEYTKEFVTKYAGSSNTTLVFGK; the protein is encoded by the coding sequence ATGAGGAAAATTTCTTTTCTGTTTTTAGCATTAACTTTGGTGCTGCTTACTTTCCCTGCAAGTTCTACGTTCGCCGCTGCTGATTTTCCGAATACGTCGACGAATGGAATGACTGGTTTTGCCGGACAGGCTAAAAGTGAAAATGGAGCTACTAAGCCTGCCACAACAGGGGGAAAAGGCGGTCAGATTATCTATATCAATAATCTAAACGATTTGAAAAACCAGTTAGGGGATTCAACTCCTAAAATTCTGGTCATCGAAAAAAATATTTCTGCCTCCTCTAAAACCGTGGTCAACATTGGTACTAACAAATCGCTCATTGGTTCTTATGCGCAAAACAAACTGGTTAACATTCATTTGAAAACAACAAATAATTCGGGAAATGTGATCTTTCAAAATTTAACTTTTGAGCACAGTGCCAACATTAACGGTAACGATGACATCCAACTTTATCTTACTGCGGGCACAAATTATTGGATTGATCATGTTACGTTTGCAGGTCACAGTTATAATGCAAATGGCTCGGATCTGGACAAACTTTTGTACATAGGCCAATCGGCTGATTATGTAACCATTAGTAACTCCAAATTTGCTAATCATAAATATGGTCTCATTTTGGGATATCCTGATGATGGCAATAAAAATTATGATGGCATGCCCCATATCACGATCGCTAATAATTATTTTGAAAACTTACTTGTACGTGGTCCAGGACTCATGAGATATGGATATTTCCATGTTAAAAATAATTATATTAATAATTTTCAGCTTGCTTATACCATTGCTACGAATGCAAGAATCTATTCTGAGTACAACTACTTTGGAAAAGGTAATGAAAAGGGCGGTATTCTTGATGATAAAGGCAATGGCGAGTTTAAAGATGTAGGGAGTTTTCCCACCATCAACAATCAAAAATCGCGTGTAACCAACTGGAATCCAAGCAAGAACTATAGCTATCAAGTTCAGACTCCTGAATATACTAAAGAGTTTGTAACGAAATATGCAGGCTCGTCGAATACAACTTTGGTATTTGGAAAATAA
- the abc-f gene encoding ribosomal protection-like ABC-F family protein — MRTILRIRNVVKDWNGTSLFENVSLDVMEGERLALFGRNGAGKTTLLRILLGDEVPTSGQVEHDLPLEERGWLKQQDTVDWSRTALEAAQQASPRHWLLKQALGQLEADLADAGKDMEHHLERYGELMDEYEHLQGFAWESEVEKALTRMGMPAQTWSIAYGDLSGGQKTRVRLAGLMVRQPKLLVLDEPTNHLDAESLLWLEQWLSTYPGTLLFVSHDRAFLDRVATSIVELASTGIGRYKGGYKEYKAQKERELREQEASYRKQELAKQALEETIRNYREWFHQAHRSASKVEVAITQSFYKAKAKKNISRYHAKEKELERLEANRVEQPREAPSLHMKLSDSGFQAKYLLRAEQVDFSYDDRIIVKNLNLIVARGDRLAVRGPNGIGKTTLLRLLTGQLEPQTGKITANPQLNIGYFSQELEQLPEDQTLLDSLLALPTMTQTEARTVLGCFLFAKEDVFKRIGTLSMGEKCRVAFLRLYFSGANLLVLDEPTNYFDIETREIVEDSLRNYDGALVLVSHDRELVRSTATRLLDMKPGGRYEIYEGTADEKQEDERSRQREPEDQERREERLRLQLRLTELMGMTGTNDENEKLLSEIRRIRANLERLDDLDI; from the coding sequence ATGAGAACGATTTTGCGTATTCGCAATGTAGTAAAGGATTGGAACGGGACATCTTTATTTGAGAATGTGTCGTTGGATGTGATGGAAGGAGAACGGCTCGCACTGTTTGGAAGAAATGGAGCAGGTAAAACGACGTTATTGCGAATATTGCTGGGAGATGAAGTGCCAACCTCTGGTCAAGTAGAGCATGATTTGCCACTGGAAGAGCGGGGCTGGCTGAAGCAGCAGGATACGGTGGATTGGTCTCGAACCGCACTGGAGGCCGCACAGCAGGCCAGCCCTCGGCATTGGCTCCTCAAGCAAGCGTTGGGACAGCTGGAAGCTGACCTAGCCGATGCTGGGAAGGATATGGAGCATCATCTGGAGCGTTACGGCGAGCTGATGGATGAATACGAACACCTGCAAGGCTTTGCCTGGGAGTCTGAGGTGGAAAAGGCGCTCACTCGAATGGGAATGCCTGCCCAGACGTGGTCCATTGCTTATGGTGACCTGAGTGGCGGACAGAAGACGAGAGTGCGGTTAGCCGGACTGATGGTCAGGCAGCCGAAGCTGCTGGTGCTGGATGAGCCGACCAACCATTTGGATGCCGAAAGCTTGCTTTGGCTGGAGCAGTGGCTGTCCACGTATCCGGGAACGCTGCTGTTTGTATCGCATGACAGAGCCTTTTTGGATCGAGTGGCTACGAGTATAGTTGAGCTTGCATCAACGGGTATTGGGCGCTATAAAGGCGGCTATAAGGAATATAAAGCGCAAAAGGAGCGGGAACTGCGAGAGCAGGAAGCCAGCTATCGAAAGCAGGAGCTGGCGAAACAGGCACTGGAGGAAACGATTCGAAATTACAGGGAATGGTTTCACCAGGCACATCGTAGCGCATCCAAAGTCGAAGTGGCTATTACACAGAGCTTCTATAAGGCCAAGGCTAAAAAAAATATCTCCCGTTATCATGCGAAAGAAAAAGAACTGGAGCGACTGGAGGCTAACAGGGTAGAACAACCACGTGAAGCTCCGTCTTTGCACATGAAATTAAGTGACAGCGGGTTTCAGGCAAAATATTTGCTGCGTGCTGAGCAGGTTGACTTTAGCTACGACGACCGTATCATTGTGAAAAATCTAAATCTGATCGTTGCACGTGGAGACCGTCTGGCTGTTCGGGGGCCCAATGGAATTGGTAAAACCACACTGCTTCGGTTATTAACAGGTCAACTGGAGCCGCAGACAGGAAAAATCACAGCCAACCCACAGTTGAACATCGGATATTTTTCACAGGAGCTGGAGCAGCTCCCAGAGGATCAAACGTTGCTGGACAGTCTGCTTGCGCTTCCGACGATGACGCAAACAGAAGCGAGAACAGTGTTGGGCTGCTTTCTTTTTGCGAAAGAGGACGTGTTTAAAAGGATCGGGACACTTAGTATGGGAGAAAAATGCAGGGTAGCTTTTCTGCGTCTGTACTTTAGTGGAGCCAATCTGCTGGTGCTGGATGAACCGACGAATTATTTTGACATTGAAACCCGTGAAATTGTAGAGGATTCTTTGCGTAACTATGATGGAGCACTGGTGCTCGTCTCACATGATCGGGAGCTGGTGAGGAGCACGGCAACTCGGTTACTCGATATGAAGCCGGGGGGCAGATATGAAATCTATGAGGGGACAGCCGACGAAAAGCAAGAAGATGAACGGAGCCGTCAACGGGAGCCAGAAGACCAGGAGCGGCGTGAGGAACGTCTTCGATTACAATTGCGTCTTACAGAGTTGATGGGAATGACAGGCACGAATGACGAAAATGAAAAGTTGTTGAGCGAAATCAGGCGCATTCGTGCAAATCTGGAGCGGTTGGATGATCTCGATATCTAA